The proteins below come from a single Elusimicrobiales bacterium genomic window:
- a CDS encoding TonB-dependent receptor codes for MTRKIPHIILTIFLSAAAAAAQEQSVYLSLEGAPASALEAAAPAAGQFAIKQRDAALKMPQTLGETLELDPEVSLRRGGAPGLMELAGLRGFASKNTAVMFNGKRLAPDVTGTTDLSLLNPAGADKIQVFGGAVSPLYGANAEGGVINIVPAGAAGPAGASASGMAADFGTGAAYVRVRGGAGPLRAAVSGGRRYSGGFQQNGWYSGADMSAQAVLAGRETGAFSLEAAGSSQTNGIPGGTPVPIAEWDGKKERQANSLTDRQSAARSLLAAGYSSPEGAPVSLRAEAWTSQYDICAWQYGGANRTKTSLNSGRLTAAFSRRSALMIQYEDSSLEDSSGYGNHSITSKSAAAETRLDLARNLELAAGARLESPNRWADQLSPRAMLVWRPAAGWKLSLSAVRAWQAPTFADMYNPWAPANPGLKPEHSWQYDAGAQWETLSGWAAKASVYYSAIADKIALDPNNGYAAYNLDEGRILGFQPQLVWKNAASRHVLSCALLRSEVRPAGLQWKTANFAPSARATYSGEFYLPLSLTLGVFLRHAGKQYTDLGRTGVRLPAFTTADITLRRETGAVSVSVSAQNISDEHYAENADSFNGYYPMPGRAFRAALSVFL; via the coding sequence ATGACCCGGAAAATACCGCATATCATCCTCACAATATTCCTGTCTGCCGCCGCAGCGGCGGCGCAGGAGCAGTCCGTATACCTCTCGCTTGAGGGCGCGCCCGCCTCCGCGCTGGAGGCCGCCGCGCCGGCAGCGGGACAGTTCGCCATAAAACAGCGCGACGCCGCGCTGAAAATGCCGCAAACCCTGGGAGAGACGCTGGAGCTGGACCCCGAAGTGTCGCTGCGCAGGGGCGGCGCGCCGGGGCTTATGGAGCTTGCCGGGCTGCGCGGCTTTGCGTCCAAAAACACCGCCGTGATGTTCAACGGGAAGCGGCTGGCTCCTGATGTTACGGGAACCACGGACCTGTCGCTTCTCAACCCCGCCGGGGCGGATAAAATCCAGGTGTTCGGGGGCGCGGTCTCGCCGCTCTATGGCGCGAATGCCGAGGGAGGCGTCATAAACATTGTCCCGGCGGGCGCAGCCGGCCCGGCGGGAGCGTCCGCCTCCGGCATGGCGGCGGATTTCGGGACGGGGGCGGCCTACGTCCGGGTACGCGGCGGCGCGGGGCCGCTGCGCGCGGCGGTTTCCGGCGGAAGACGGTATTCCGGCGGCTTCCAGCAGAACGGCTGGTATTCCGGCGCGGACATGAGCGCGCAGGCCGTGCTGGCGGGCCGGGAGACGGGGGCGTTTTCGCTGGAAGCCGCCGGCTCAAGCCAGACAAACGGCATCCCCGGCGGCACGCCCGTGCCGATAGCGGAATGGGACGGCAAAAAGGAGCGGCAGGCCAACTCGCTGACGGATAGGCAGTCCGCCGCGCGCAGCCTGCTGGCGGCGGGATATTCGTCGCCGGAGGGCGCCCCGGTGTCGCTGAGGGCGGAGGCGTGGACTTCGCAATACGACATCTGCGCCTGGCAGTACGGCGGCGCAAACAGGACGAAAACATCGCTCAATTCGGGCAGGCTCACCGCCGCGTTTTCGCGGCGGAGCGCGCTGATGATTCAGTACGAGGACTCTTCCCTGGAGGATTCCTCCGGCTACGGGAATCACTCCATAACATCCAAATCCGCCGCGGCGGAGACGCGGCTGGACCTGGCGCGGAATCTGGAGCTTGCCGCCGGAGCGCGGCTTGAAAGCCCAAACCGCTGGGCGGACCAGCTTTCCCCGCGCGCCATGCTCGTCTGGCGGCCCGCGGCGGGCTGGAAGCTGTCGCTTTCCGCGGTGCGGGCCTGGCAGGCCCCCACCTTCGCCGATATGTACAACCCCTGGGCGCCCGCCAACCCCGGGCTCAAGCCCGAGCATTCCTGGCAGTACGACGCCGGCGCGCAATGGGAAACTTTAAGCGGCTGGGCGGCGAAGGCGTCCGTCTATTACTCCGCCATAGCCGATAAAATCGCGCTGGACCCGAACAACGGCTACGCCGCCTATAATCTGGACGAGGGGCGCATCCTCGGCTTCCAGCCGCAGCTTGTCTGGAAGAACGCGGCGTCAAGGCATGTTCTGTCATGCGCTTTGCTGCGCAGCGAGGTCCGGCCCGCGGGACTGCAATGGAAAACCGCCAATTTCGCGCCGTCGGCGCGGGCAACCTATTCCGGCGAGTTTTACCTGCCGCTTTCGCTGACGCTGGGGGTATTCCTGCGCCATGCCGGGAAGCAATACACGGATTTGGGACGGACAGGCGTGCGGCTGCCGGCTTTCACCACGGCGGATATCACCCTGCGCCGCGAGACAGGAGCCGTATCGGTTTCAGTGTCCGCGCAGAATATCTCGGACGAGCATTACGCCGAAAACGCAGACAGTTTCAACGGCTATTACCCCATGCCGGGCCGCGCCTTCAGGGCCGCGCTGTCGGTGTTTTTGTAG
- the tsaB gene encoding tRNA (adenosine(37)-N6)-threonylcarbamoyltransferase complex dimerization subunit type 1 TsaB, with protein sequence MSKTILAVDSSDTPLRLAISFGGGDTVSASSADVKQERHAVRLAQKLLAERGLGLADVDRVFALRGPGRFTGIRIGLALAAVLGELNGAEVCSATVFEALARQAVKTPGYLRWRGNNPSGRLAVITSAFRSEFFCQIFSGLKPAAPPLWLPAAQLKEYLAGIKFPLYCFGWAERRSSLAPYLPENCFAAPPLKTGASAETLMAAALAAKPHKKPVAPLYLKPARFELLITAVAEGNGRGCSATKTPTARP encoded by the coding sequence ATGAGCAAAACTATTCTGGCTGTTGATTCCTCCGATACGCCGCTTCGGCTGGCGATCAGCTTTGGCGGCGGCGACACCGTTTCCGCCTCCAGCGCGGACGTAAAGCAGGAGCGGCATGCCGTCAGGCTGGCGCAAAAGCTGCTGGCGGAACGCGGGCTGGGGCTGGCGGATGTGGACAGGGTTTTCGCGCTGCGCGGCCCGGGCAGATTCACGGGGATACGGATAGGGCTCGCTCTGGCCGCCGTGCTGGGCGAATTAAACGGCGCGGAAGTATGTTCCGCCACCGTTTTTGAGGCGCTGGCCCGGCAGGCCGTCAAAACACCCGGATACCTCCGCTGGCGCGGCAATAACCCTTCCGGCAGGCTGGCGGTGATAACCAGCGCCTTCCGCAGCGAGTTTTTCTGCCAGATTTTTTCCGGCCTCAAACCCGCCGCGCCGCCGCTGTGGCTGCCTGCGGCGCAGTTGAAGGAATATCTCGCGGGGATTAAATTTCCGCTGTATTGCTTCGGCTGGGCGGAACGCCGCTCCTCCCTTGCGCCGTATCTGCCGGAAAATTGTTTTGCCGCGCCGCCGCTTAAAACCGGCGCGTCCGCCGAAACGCTCATGGCCGCCGCCCTTGCCGCAAAACCGCATAAAAAGCCCGTCGCGCCGCTATATCTGAAACCCGCGCGGTTTGAACTGCTTATAACCGCGGTCGCTGAGGGAAACGGGCGGGGCTGTTCCGCTACAAAAACACCGACAGCGCGGCCCTGA
- the tsaE gene encoding tRNA (adenosine(37)-N6)-threonylcarbamoyltransferase complex ATPase subunit type 1 TsaE: protein MRTAAPKVSSISDSAAATRRLAARLARRLRGGEIIFLRGPIGAGKTVFVQGLAKALGVKTAPSSASFNLMRQYRSPKLRLFHIDLFRLNSGETANLGLETLLEDPAAVIAAEWPDPAADFLPQDRLEIEIKLLAGGKRRITAAARGPLSGRLLS from the coding sequence ATGCGAACTGCCGCCCCGAAAGTTTCGAGCATTTCTGATTCAGCCGCCGCGACGCGGCGGCTGGCGGCGCGCCTTGCGCGCAGGCTGCGCGGCGGCGAGATAATTTTCCTGCGCGGCCCCATAGGCGCGGGCAAAACCGTTTTCGTGCAGGGGCTGGCCAAGGCGCTGGGCGTCAAAACCGCGCCTTCCAGCGCCAGCTTCAACCTGATGCGCCAATACCGCTCCCCGAAACTGCGGCTTTTCCATATAGATTTGTTCAGGCTGAACTCCGGCGAAACCGCCAACCTGGGGCTGGAGACGCTGCTGGAGGACCCGGCGGCTGTAATCGCCGCCGAATGGCCGGACCCCGCCGCCGATTTCCTGCCGCAGGACAGGCTGGAGATTGAGATAAAGCTGCTGGCCGGCGGCAAACGGCGCATAACCGCCGCCGCGCGCGGCCCGCTGTCCGGGAGGCTGCTTTCATGA
- the thiL gene encoding thiamine-phosphate kinase, whose amino-acid sequence MDIARVGEFRMLEHIGRLAASQKDPRILLGPGDDCALVRARPGYALALTADEMAEGTHFPAGCPPALLGRKLARINLSDLAGMGNVKPVCALCCAGLPRNASWEWTKTFVRALMKELNRFGASLAGGNLARSDKMHFSLTVTGEARPSEIIRRGGAKPGDLIFGIGALGQARAGLELVLSGHKTGKLVEAFWLPRIQPEAGAVIGKKKLASAMMDNSDGLYKSVKTLAAASGCGAFIDITEDALSPELARYCKARKKDWREYILSGGEDYGLVMAVPPRRAAEFIKTFPRARALGVMTKGKTIHANCRPESFEHF is encoded by the coding sequence ATGGACATAGCCCGCGTCGGCGAATTCAGAATGCTGGAGCATATCGGCAGGCTTGCGGCCAGCCAGAAAGACCCGCGCATCCTGCTTGGCCCCGGCGACGACTGCGCGCTGGTCCGCGCCCGGCCAGGCTATGCGCTGGCGCTGACCGCCGACGAGATGGCGGAAGGCACCCATTTTCCGGCGGGCTGCCCGCCCGCGCTGCTGGGGCGCAAGCTGGCGCGCATAAATCTCAGCGACCTGGCGGGGATGGGCAATGTAAAACCCGTCTGCGCGCTGTGCTGCGCGGGACTGCCGCGCAACGCCAGTTGGGAATGGACCAAAACCTTCGTCCGCGCGCTGATGAAGGAGCTCAACCGCTTCGGCGCGTCGCTGGCGGGCGGGAATCTGGCCCGCTCGGACAAAATGCACTTTTCGCTTACCGTAACCGGCGAGGCCAGGCCGTCGGAAATCATCCGGCGCGGCGGCGCAAAGCCGGGGGACCTGATATTCGGCATAGGCGCGCTGGGCCAGGCAAGGGCGGGGCTGGAGCTTGTGCTCTCCGGCCATAAAACCGGCAAACTTGTTGAAGCTTTCTGGCTGCCGCGCATTCAACCGGAGGCGGGCGCGGTTATCGGCAAAAAAAAGCTGGCCTCCGCCATGATGGACAATTCTGACGGGCTTTATAAAAGCGTCAAAACGCTTGCCGCCGCCTCCGGCTGCGGCGCGTTCATTGATATCACCGAAGACGCGCTGTCGCCGGAGCTGGCGCGATACTGCAAGGCGCGCAAAAAGGACTGGCGGGAATATATTCTTTCCGGCGGGGAGGATTACGGGCTGGTGATGGCGGTCCCCCCGCGCCGCGCGGCGGAATTCATCAAAACATTCCCCCGGGCCCGCGCGCTGGGCGTGATGACAAAAGGCAAAACAATTCATGCGAACTGCCGCCCCGAAAGTTTCGAGCATTTCTGA
- a CDS encoding phospholipase D-like domain-containing protein, which produces MIDFIAALLLAGRLAAAQDSVWVSQSVPEATVYGSTCALNPQQTWIDMINSSRKSLELAAFYIESKKGQALEPVLYAIRSAAERGVDVKILADRAFYKKMPSELDALRATGGIAVRIIDFSKAGGGVMHAKYFIVDGEDVFCGSQNMDWRSLSQIHEIGLRIKNARIATVFRRVFYTDWEEAGGDVPRLPGAEPLSASSTETLVMGGVRVGAYAVFGPPDFLPRHFGSEIDELMRLIDGARKSFSAQVMTYSLSRRKGGKWRLLDDALRRAGARGVSVRLIFADWSMKERNAADIKSLARAPGVKVKISSLPQLPAGYIPYARVEHCKYAVIDGAVSVVSTSNWEHDYFYASRDAAVVLLGERPAYILGGIFEKAWNGPYVKPAEKL; this is translated from the coding sequence ATGATTGACTTCATCGCCGCATTGCTGCTGGCCGGGCGGCTGGCCGCCGCGCAGGACAGCGTATGGGTGTCCCAGTCCGTGCCGGAGGCGACCGTGTACGGCTCCACCTGCGCGCTGAACCCGCAGCAGACATGGATAGACATGATAAACTCCTCCAGAAAATCGCTGGAGCTGGCGGCTTTCTACATAGAAAGCAAGAAAGGCCAGGCGCTGGAGCCGGTGCTTTACGCCATACGCTCCGCGGCGGAGCGCGGGGTGGACGTCAAAATACTGGCCGACCGCGCGTTCTACAAAAAGATGCCCTCAGAGCTGGACGCGCTGCGCGCCACCGGCGGCATAGCCGTGCGGATTATTGACTTTTCAAAGGCCGGCGGCGGGGTGATGCACGCCAAATATTTCATCGTGGACGGGGAGGATGTTTTCTGCGGCAGCCAGAATATGGACTGGCGCTCGCTGTCTCAGATTCACGAAATCGGGCTGCGAATCAAAAACGCCCGCATCGCGACCGTCTTCCGCCGCGTTTTCTACACGGACTGGGAGGAGGCCGGCGGCGACGTGCCCCGCCTGCCGGGGGCCGAGCCGCTTTCCGCCTCGTCCACGGAAACGTTGGTGATGGGCGGCGTCCGTGTGGGCGCCTACGCGGTTTTCGGCCCGCCGGATTTCCTGCCGCGCCATTTCGGCAGCGAGATAGACGAGTTGATGCGCCTTATAGACGGCGCGCGCAAATCCTTCAGCGCGCAGGTGATGACCTATTCGCTTTCCCGGCGCAAAGGCGGCAAATGGCGGCTGCTGGACGATGCGCTGCGCCGCGCCGGCGCGCGCGGGGTGTCCGTGCGGCTGATATTTGCGGACTGGAGCATGAAAGAACGCAACGCCGCCGACATCAAATCGCTTGCCCGCGCGCCCGGGGTGAAGGTTAAAATATCATCGCTGCCGCAGCTGCCGGCGGGGTACATTCCCTACGCCCGCGTGGAGCATTGCAAGTACGCCGTCATAGACGGCGCGGTATCGGTGGTCAGCACCTCCAACTGGGAGCACGATTATTTTTACGCCTCGCGCGACGCCGCCGTGGTGCTGCTGGGGGAGAGACCAGCGTATATCCTGGGCGGCATATTTGAAAAAGCCTGGAACGGGCCTTATGTGAAACCGGCGGAGAAACTGTGA
- the amrB gene encoding AmmeMemoRadiSam system protein B, translating to MTNLPVDSSAPLPHFRRSIDAAMVEHEGEPMLMLRDAEGITEHVMLVSPSALMVITLMDGRNSLSDIKALIMKRTGVALPEMGLASLVSEFQKLHFMENEETAALRRASREEFSASPVRKPALAGISYPRDREGAERFIGEALKAEGAPPDDMSAPFAGAPAGLVAPHIDIMRGARCYARAYKTLQKCARPDVIIAVGVAHAGPDAPWVLTDKRYQTPLGEMPADADMVRALSGCLWYDRRADEMVHKTEHSLEYQALWLKHIWGGDAPPWVPVLASDFTRFAPERPPESGSSAGAGLDKMCAVLSAEAAKGRKIMVLAAVDLSHVNLKEEGNSPEQTEGRDKASLELALRPDPDGFYRDVCAGGNPRSVCGLSALYTAARFIAAVSPQARGKLLDYAVSQDPAGGAVSFAAAIYG from the coding sequence ATGACCAATCTTCCTGTTGATTCGTCTGCGCCGCTGCCGCATTTCCGCCGCTCTATTGACGCTGCCATGGTGGAGCACGAGGGCGAACCCATGCTCATGCTGCGCGACGCCGAAGGCATAACCGAGCATGTGATGCTGGTTTCCCCCTCCGCGCTGATGGTGATAACCCTGATGGATGGCAGGAACAGCCTCTCCGATATAAAGGCGCTGATAATGAAGCGCACGGGCGTCGCCCTGCCGGAGATGGGGCTGGCCAGCCTTGTAAGCGAATTTCAGAAGCTGCATTTCATGGAGAACGAGGAGACCGCCGCGCTGCGGCGCGCCTCGCGCGAGGAGTTTTCGGCCAGCCCGGTCAGAAAGCCGGCGCTGGCGGGCATCTCCTACCCGCGCGACAGGGAGGGGGCGGAGCGTTTTATCGGAGAGGCGCTGAAAGCCGAAGGGGCGCCGCCGGATGACATGTCCGCGCCGTTTGCGGGCGCGCCCGCCGGGCTTGTGGCGCCGCATATAGACATAATGCGCGGCGCGCGCTGCTACGCCCGCGCATATAAAACGTTGCAAAAATGCGCCAGGCCGGACGTGATAATCGCCGTCGGAGTGGCCCATGCCGGGCCGGACGCGCCCTGGGTCCTGACGGACAAGCGGTATCAGACCCCGCTTGGCGAAATGCCGGCGGATGCGGATATGGTCCGGGCATTGTCCGGCTGCCTGTGGTACGACCGCAGGGCGGATGAGATGGTCCACAAAACCGAGCATTCGCTTGAATACCAGGCCCTGTGGCTCAAACACATCTGGGGCGGCGACGCGCCGCCCTGGGTGCCGGTGCTGGCGTCGGATTTCACGCGGTTTGCGCCGGAGAGGCCGCCGGAAAGCGGCAGTTCCGCCGGCGCCGGGCTGGATAAAATGTGCGCCGTCCTTTCCGCCGAGGCGGCCAAAGGCCGGAAAATAATGGTGCTGGCGGCTGTGGATTTGTCCCATGTGAATCTCAAGGAAGAGGGCAACTCGCCGGAGCAGACCGAGGGGCGGGACAAAGCCTCGCTGGAACTGGCCCTCAGGCCGGACCCGGACGGATTTTACCGCGACGTGTGCGCCGGCGGCAACCCGCGTTCGGTGTGCGGGCTTTCCGCGCTGTATACGGCGGCGCGGTTTATAGCCGCGGTTTCCCCTCAGGCGCGCGGCAAATTGCTGGATTACGCCGTTTCCCAGGACCCGGCGGGCGGCGCGGTCAGCTTCGCGGCGGCGATTTATGGATAA
- the hypA gene encoding hydrogenase nickel incorporation protein HypA, translated as MHEWALVDAVAEAARRAAEAEKMKRVDTVAVVLGELQNIDRAAAKSLFLEIRKGKGPALRGARLAVSSEKAAFKCRNCGRVFGMAKLAHNKAEAVHFLPEMAHVWLRCPRCKSADFSVEKGRGIYIKEITGEK; from the coding sequence ATGCACGAATGGGCATTGGTTGACGCCGTTGCCGAAGCCGCCCGCCGCGCCGCAGAGGCGGAAAAAATGAAGCGGGTGGACACGGTGGCGGTGGTGCTTGGCGAGCTGCAGAACATAGACCGCGCCGCGGCGAAAAGCCTTTTTCTGGAAATACGCAAAGGCAAGGGCCCCGCGCTGCGCGGCGCGCGGCTGGCGGTCTCGTCCGAGAAGGCGGCTTTCAAATGCCGCAACTGCGGGCGGGTTTTCGGGATGGCGAAACTTGCCCATAACAAGGCGGAGGCCGTGCATTTTCTGCCGGAAATGGCGCATGTCTGGCTGCGCTGCCCGCGCTGCAAAAGCGCGGATTTTTCGGTTGAAAAGGGCCGCGGAATCTACATAAAAGAAATAACCGGAGAGAAATGA
- a CDS encoding P-loop NTPase codes for MKLSDFRELGATARLSEVKRVLVVTGWKGGIGKSTVACSLAMALAKTGAETGLLDADITGACCHSILGVKPTFPQEIEGLEPRPVAGVKFMSAAFFSGGGAVALRGGDVSRSLLELLAVTQWRELDFLVIDMPPGISDAGLELLRLVPRAELVIVSVPGKLAQGALRRSLKLFGEFGAPVAGIVANAVVPGHRPAEKNLLGAIPHDPRYEAAIGNPAVIAKTRVFKAALDIAGALRRN; via the coding sequence ATGAAACTATCCGATTTCCGAGAATTGGGCGCGACGGCGCGGCTGTCCGAAGTGAAAAGGGTGCTGGTTGTAACCGGCTGGAAGGGCGGCATCGGCAAAAGCACGGTCGCCTGCTCGCTGGCGATGGCTTTGGCGAAAACCGGCGCGGAAACCGGATTGTTGGACGCAGACATCACCGGCGCCTGCTGCCATTCGATACTTGGCGTAAAGCCGACTTTCCCGCAGGAGATTGAAGGACTGGAGCCGCGTCCGGTGGCCGGGGTTAAATTCATGTCCGCCGCGTTTTTCAGCGGGGGCGGGGCGGTGGCGCTTAGGGGGGGGGATGTGTCGCGGTCGCTGCTTGAACTGCTGGCCGTTACCCAGTGGCGGGAGCTGGATTTCCTGGTGATAGACATGCCGCCCGGCATTTCCGACGCAGGGCTGGAATTGCTGCGCCTTGTGCCCCGCGCGGAGCTTGTGATAGTCTCCGTTCCCGGCAAGCTGGCGCAGGGGGCGCTGCGCCGCTCGCTGAAGCTGTTCGGGGAATTCGGCGCGCCGGTGGCTGGAATAGTCGCCAACGCCGTCGTCCCCGGCCACCGGCCCGCGGAAAAAAATCTGCTGGGCGCGATTCCCCACGATCCGCGCTATGAGGCCGCCATCGGCAACCCCGCCGTCATCGCCAAAACCCGCGTTTTCAAAGCCGCGCTGGACATAGCCGGCGCGCTGCGGCGTAATTGA
- a CDS encoding PBP1A family penicillin-binding protein has translation MLLEIWRDKYRRWLYLGALAVVACSVCAAAGLRYVFSGLPSTVGLEEYTPSLTTRVFDANGKSIAEFSMQRRALIPLAQIPVDLQNAVIATEDTNFFHHYGISPKGILRSLLRDVLHRRAAQGASTITQQLARQIFLTPEKTILRKIREVIITFQIESRFSKEEILQMYLNQIYFGESAHGASAAARVYFNKEVSQLTLPESALLAGLIQLPGRYSPFSSPARAKWRRSVVLERMEEEGYITEKERTSAKNAPLPVEKPAFLATHAPYFVEYVRQYLEPKYGVNMLWQGGLYIYTTLDLDAQLVAEKVMDKDLSAIDADVAKTIAKAEQSGDYEADVSTSGMKLQGAFLMMDVKSGAIRVMIGGRDYKETKFNRTAQSNRQPGSTFKPFVWMTALQNGYTPASMVPDSPLAYYYDGRDWRLFEGATSQYSIALATQPFVGSKDFKIWVPENFDHKMLGDITLRKGLELSRNVVSVGLVDKLGPTLVAETARKAGIRRKLDPVPSLGLGTSAVSLLEMVNSFSTFANGGIRTEPYAVVRVEDQQRRVLEEHIPSETEVFPPNYSYVLVNMMRGVVDRGTGRAAHVLNRPLAGKTGTSQDHRDMWFIGMTPDVAAGAWMGYDDFSSIESKDWTGGGTVVPWWTEIMGGLLKNQPPRPFPVPDGVTFALIDSDSGKLALPTCRRKFLEAFVKGTEPKAFCEIDHDAN, from the coding sequence ATGCTTCTTGAAATTTGGCGCGACAAGTACCGGCGCTGGCTGTATCTGGGCGCGCTGGCTGTTGTTGCCTGCTCGGTTTGCGCGGCGGCGGGGCTGCGGTATGTATTCTCCGGCCTGCCGTCAACCGTCGGGCTGGAGGAATACACCCCGTCGCTCACCACCCGCGTTTTTGACGCCAACGGCAAATCCATAGCCGAATTCTCCATGCAGCGGCGCGCGCTTATCCCGCTGGCGCAGATTCCGGTGGATTTGCAGAACGCCGTAATCGCCACCGAGGACACAAATTTCTTCCATCACTACGGCATCTCGCCAAAGGGCATTCTGCGCTCCCTGCTGCGCGACGTTTTGCACCGCCGGGCGGCGCAGGGCGCCTCCACCATAACCCAGCAGCTTGCCCGCCAGATTTTCCTCACGCCGGAAAAAACCATACTCCGCAAAATCCGCGAGGTGATAATAACCTTCCAGATAGAAAGCCGCTTCAGCAAGGAAGAGATTTTGCAGATGTACCTGAACCAGATTTATTTCGGCGAAAGCGCGCATGGCGCCTCGGCGGCGGCGCGGGTGTATTTCAACAAGGAAGTCTCGCAGCTTACGCTGCCGGAGTCCGCATTGCTTGCCGGGCTGATACAGCTGCCGGGCCGCTACTCGCCTTTTTCCAGCCCGGCGCGCGCCAAATGGCGCAGAAGCGTGGTGCTGGAGCGGATGGAGGAGGAAGGCTACATCACCGAAAAGGAGCGCACCTCCGCCAAGAACGCCCCGCTGCCGGTTGAAAAGCCGGCGTTTCTGGCCACGCACGCGCCCTATTTCGTGGAATACGTGCGGCAGTATCTGGAGCCTAAATACGGTGTGAACATGCTCTGGCAGGGCGGCCTCTACATCTACACCACCCTGGACCTGGACGCGCAGCTTGTGGCCGAAAAAGTGATGGACAAGGACCTTTCCGCCATAGACGCCGACGTCGCCAAAACCATAGCCAAAGCGGAGCAGTCCGGCGATTACGAGGCGGATGTCTCCACAAGCGGCATGAAGCTGCAGGGCGCTTTCCTGATGATGGATGTCAAAAGCGGCGCAATCCGCGTGATGATAGGCGGCAGGGATTACAAGGAGACCAAGTTCAACCGCACGGCGCAGTCCAACCGGCAGCCCGGCTCCACCTTCAAGCCTTTTGTCTGGATGACCGCGCTGCAGAACGGCTACACCCCCGCCTCCATGGTGCCGGATTCGCCGCTGGCGTATTATTACGACGGGCGGGACTGGCGGCTTTTTGAGGGCGCCACCAGCCAGTATTCAATCGCCCTGGCCACGCAGCCTTTCGTGGGCAGCAAGGATTTCAAAATCTGGGTGCCGGAAAATTTTGACCATAAAATGCTGGGCGACATAACTCTGCGCAAGGGGCTGGAACTCTCGCGCAACGTGGTGTCGGTGGGCCTGGTGGACAAACTGGGGCCGACGCTGGTGGCCGAAACCGCCAGGAAGGCCGGCATCCGGCGCAAGCTGGACCCGGTGCCCTCGCTGGGGCTGGGAACCTCGGCGGTGTCGCTGCTGGAGATGGTCAACTCTTTTTCCACCTTCGCCAACGGCGGCATACGGACGGAGCCTTACGCCGTTGTCCGCGTGGAGGACCAGCAGCGCCGCGTGCTGGAAGAGCATATCCCATCCGAGACCGAGGTTTTCCCGCCCAATTATTCTTATGTGCTGGTGAACATGATGCGCGGCGTGGTGGACAGGGGAACCGGGCGCGCCGCCCATGTGCTCAACCGCCCGCTGGCCGGCAAAACCGGCACCAGTCAGGATCACCGCGACATGTGGTTTATCGGCATGACCCCCGATGTGGCCGCCGGCGCGTGGATGGGCTATGACGATTTCTCCTCCATAGAAAGCAAAGACTGGACCGGCGGCGGCACCGTCGTGCCCTGGTGGACGGAAATCATGGGCGGGCTGCTCAAAAACCAGCCGCCGCGCCCGTTCCCCGTGCCGGACGGCGTTACCTTCGCGCTGATAGATTCCGACAGCGGCAAGCTGGCCCTGCCCACCTGCCGCCGCAAATTCCTGGAAGCCTTCGTCAAAGGCACCGAACCCAAGGCTTTCTGCGAAATTGACCACGACGCAAATTGA